Proteins from a genomic interval of Quercus robur chromosome 9, dhQueRobu3.1, whole genome shotgun sequence:
- the LOC126700173 gene encoding disease resistance protein RPM1-like has translation MVKMESAIVDHLIGNILSVLATEASLLWGVRDAVDNIKNELKGMRSFLLDFDKKEAANEGEKLWVENVRDMAYDVEDVIDEFMYYINIQRTRGRYAQFVHQTIYFPQNLWVRHQTATKLQKMNETIKTNSKLSKKYHVDPIQGKSSEDIHKWVVRHAESSLFAGEDELVGIKDKRKQLMMWLMDREQQQTVISILGMGGSGKTTLVANTYKNDAVKRHFDCFAWITVSQKYDVEDLLRCMIKEFYESMKETNPSDLSSMNYRLLVSMLVSYLEKKSYLLVLDDVWDTNVLDELKVLLRDSYPGSKIILTTRNEDIACHPFVGKPYVHHIQLLEQDEAWELFCKKAFLSSPNRSCPPELKSFAQELVGKCEGLPLAIGALGSLMCSKDMPQWKKICKSLNWSLGNNPKLQRLKSILLLSFNGLPNQLKHCFLYCSLFPEDHEIRRKRLIKLWMAEGFVEQVEGSTLEEVADSYLVELTFRNMLQVVKRNELGRPKRCKMHDLLRELALSISIKEKFGVVHDGGEEMKECNARRISIHRTDGEPKSFTGMSKLRSFLVFNRSLKTLPSRSKMLRILDLEDAPIEELSDEVFKLFNLRYLNLRGTLLKRLPNSIGRLLNLQTLDLRDTQIEALPRGIGKLQNLRHLIMYRYTRNGNDFRRAIGMQAPSNIGQLKNLQTLCCFEAKGDLIGQIQRMTQLTSIGIGNVKEADETDLCISIQNMGLLRVLAILVTNEEETLRMDALPSPPPNLQNLSLTGKLEKVPQWFRSLQNLKYLGLQWSRLEEDLLPHIAALPHLRRLSLTNAYVGKQLCFNTGFPELTDLEICNFPQLNEIIIEKGVMPNLKCLCIFSCMELNTVPKGIEYLQNLQELYLKSISMELENRIKGEGSVDLPKVQHIPKIYIW, from the exons ATGGTAAAAATGGAGTCGGCTATAGTAGATCACTTGATTGGCAATATCCTTTCGGTGCTTGCAACTGAAGCATCGTTGTTATGGGGGGTTCGTGATGCAGTTGACAATATCAAGAATGAGTTGAAAGGCATGCGATCTTTCTTGCTAGATTTTGATAAAAAGGAAGCAGCCAATGAAGGAGAGAAATTATGGGTGGAAAATGTGAGGGACATGGCATATGATGTTGAAGACGTCATCGATGAATTCATGTATTACATCAATATCCAACGAACACGGGGTCGATATGCTCAGTTTGTTCACCAAACCATTTACTTTCCACAGAATCTATGGGTGAGGCATCAAACCGCCACCAAGTTACAGAAAATGAATGAGACAATCAAGACCAATTCAAAGTTAAGTAAGAAATATCATGTTGATCCTATACAGGGGAAAAGCTCAGAAGATATTCACAAATGGGTTGTGCGGCATGCTGAATCGTCTTTGTTTGCTGGAGAAGATGAACTTGTAGGGATCAAAGATAAAAGGAAACAATTAATGATGTGGTTGATGGATAGAGAACAACAACAGACTGTCATTTCAATCCTCGGGATGGGAGGATCTGGCAAGACCACACTAGTTGCCAACAC CTACAAAAATGACGCAGTAAAGAGACATTTTGATTGTTTTGCATGGATCACTGTCTCCCAAAAATATGATGTAGAAGACTTATTGAGGTGCATGATTAAGGAATTCTATGAGTCAATGAAGGAAACAAATCCATCAGACTTGAGTTCTATGAACTACAGACTGTTAGTAAGTATGTTGGTGAGCTACTTAGAGAAGAAATCATATCTACTTGTCCTAGATGATGTTTGGGACACAAATGTCTTGGATGAACTAAAAGTATTACTCCGAGATAGTTATCCTGGGAGCAAAATCATTCTTACAACTCGCAATGAAGATATCGCTTGCCATCCTTTTGTGGGTAAACCTTATGTTCATCATATTCAATTGCTGGAACAGGATGAGGCGTGGGAACTCTTTTGCAAGAAAGCATTCTTAAGCAGTCCAAATAGAAGCTGCCCACCAGAGCTTAAATCTTTTGCTCAGGAACTTGTGGGAAAATGTGAAGGCCTACCTCTTGCAATTGGGGCCTTGGGCAGTCTTATGTGCTCCAAGGATATGCctcaatggaaaaaaatttgcaagagCTTGAATTGGAGTCTAGGTAACAATCCTAAGCTACAACGATTGAAGAGCATTTTGTTGCTTAGTTTCAATGGTTTACCAAATCAGTTGAAGCATTGTTTCTTATATTGCTCCCTTTTCCCAGAAGATCATGAGATTCGAAGAAAAAGGCTCATTAAACTATGGATGGCAGAAGGATTTGTAGAACAAGTTGAAGGGTCCACTCTAGAAGAAGTAGCTGATAGCTATTTAGTAGAACTCACTTTCAGGAACATGCTTCAAGTTGTAAAGAGGAATGAACTTGGAAGGCCAAAGAGATGTAAAATGCATGATCTTTTGCGGGAGCTTGCTTTATCAATATCAATCAAAGAAAAGTTTGGTGTTGTACATGATGGAggagaagaaatgaaagaaTGCAATGCACGCCGCATTTCAATTCATAGAACTGATGGAGAACCCAAATCATTTACGGGTATGTCAAAGCTGcgttcttttcttgtttttaacaGGTCGTTGAAAACATTGCCTTCAAGAAGTAAAATGTTAAGGATTCTAGATTTGGAGGATGCCCCCATCGAAGAACTGTCTGATGAAGTATTCAAATTATTCAACTTaagatatttgaatttaaggGGAACTTTACTTAAGAGGCTCCCAAATTCCATAGGGAGGCTCCTTAATCTTCAAACCTTGGACCTAAGGGACACACAAATAGAGGCCCTTCCTCGTGGAATAGGGAAGTTGCAAAACTTGCGGCATTTAATAATGTATCGCTACACTAGAAATGGGAACGACTTCAGACGTGCTATTGGGATGCAAGCACCATCAAATATTGGGCAGTTAAAGAATTTGCAAACCTTGTGTTGTTTTGAAGCAAAAGGTGACTTGATTGGACAAATTCAGAGAATGACCCAACTTACCTCGATTGGTATTGGCAACGTGAAAGAAGCAGATGAGACGGACTTATGTATCTCAATTCAAAACATGGGACTTCTTAGGGTCTTGGCTATCTTAGTAACTAATGAGGAGGAAACTCTCCGAATGGATGCACTCCCATCTCCTCCTCCCAACCTTCAAAATCTTAGTTTGACTGGAAAATTAGAGAAGGTGCCACAGTGGTTTCGTTCACTTCAAAACCTCAAATATTTGGGTCTGCAATGGTCAAGACTGGAAGAAGATCTACTCCCTCACATCGCTGCTTTGCCACATCTGCGACGTCTTTCACTTACTAATGCCTATGTTGGAAAACAGCTATGTTTCAATACAGGCTTTCCTGAGCTTacagatttggaaatttgtaATTTCCCTCAATTGAATGAGATAATAATAGAAAAGGGGGTGATGCCCAATCTGAAATGCCTATGTATTTTCAGCTGCATGGAGTTAAACACAGTGCCCAAGGGCATTGAATACCTTCAAAATCTCCAAGAACTGTATTTGAAATCTATCTCAATGGAACTTGAAAATCGCATTAAAGGAGAAGGAAGTGTGGATCTTCCAAAGGtgcagcacatcccaaagatcTACATCTGGTAG